In Paraflavitalea devenefica, the following are encoded in one genomic region:
- a CDS encoding DUF2721 domain-containing protein has translation MELSITTPALLFPAISLLMLAYTNRFLALASLIRNLHDKYKKDPNQKHIIQQIRNLRTRIRLIRSMQALGVLSFLFCVVCMYCIFRNWNDASYLIFAISVAAFMASLLFSLLEISLSTKALELELSDLEKETRVNFFTNILGTKDNKDQGE, from the coding sequence ATGGAGCTATCCATTACTACCCCTGCATTGTTGTTTCCGGCAATATCTCTGTTAATGCTGGCTTATACCAACCGGTTCCTGGCCCTGGCAAGCCTGATCCGCAATTTGCACGATAAGTATAAAAAGGACCCCAATCAGAAGCATATTATACAGCAGATCCGTAACCTGCGTACAAGGATCAGGCTTATACGTTCCATGCAAGCCCTGGGGGTATTAAGTTTTCTGTTCTGTGTAGTGTGTATGTACTGTATTTTCAGGAACTGGAACGATGCTAGCTATCTTATTTTTGCTATCAGTGTCGCTGCTTTCATGGCATCGCTGTTGTTCTCATTGCTTGAGATATCTCTCAGTACAAAAGCTTTGGAACTGGAATTGAGTGACCTGGAGAAAGAAACACGGGTTAATTTCTTTACCAATATCCTGGGCACAAAAGATAACAAGGACCAGGGTGAATGA
- a CDS encoding DUF983 domain-containing protein, whose protein sequence is MSQSSKPNYFWSMLTMKCPRCRRGPMFKNNNPWRLKKVFDMPQTCPECKQPFELEPGFWYGTAYVSYALSVALSVTTFVAWFVLIGMSTRDNRFFIWLGTNIFLLIFLQPWLMRLSRVIYLYFFVKYDPGYKSNQLEEIKQ, encoded by the coding sequence ATGTCTCAATCATCCAAGCCAAACTATTTCTGGAGCATGCTCACCATGAAATGCCCGCGTTGCCGCAGGGGGCCTATGTTTAAAAACAACAATCCCTGGAGGCTCAAAAAGGTGTTTGATATGCCCCAAACCTGCCCGGAATGTAAACAACCTTTTGAATTGGAACCAGGATTCTGGTATGGTACGGCTTATGTCAGCTATGCGCTTTCGGTGGCTTTATCGGTTACCACCTTTGTAGCCTGGTTTGTGCTTATTGGCATGTCTACCCGGGACAACCGCTTTTTTATTTGGCTGGGAACCAATATTTTCCTGCTCATCTTCCTGCAGCCCTGGCTCATGCGCCTCAGCAGGGTCATCTACCTGTACTTTTTCGTTAAGTACGATCCGGGTTATAAAAGCAACCAGTTAGAGGAAATAAAACAATAA
- a CDS encoding tetratricopeptide repeat-containing sensor histidine kinase: MKYWWPVLFLLLVSNASSAQVDTTYLKAVYDRCLDFSEDKTDSLLYYANFIKTESDKLQFIKGDVLSLRLKGIYEEMSNNFPRAIEYYLQALDASRKLTEAAYEKAALSDLAIVYANIKEPKKAKEFYLQAAKISKGAGDVYDLVNTYNNLAVIYTQLNQYDSARILLSDAIRYGKPYESRIDLSSTYNNMGNLYHKEKKYDQALTYYRRNYERHLGGESVDDLWTDMLNMADAYNEKKQFDSAAKYGQMAMKLAQDLGSKSKESDTWSVLARLAEYKGDYRTAYGNLKKWYQLDTAIINGDMYKTIAELQERFHAKEREVANKLLKEEVEKETLKTRIVTLLAIALALIGILIAIAFITKRNANRRLKHINELIVQQNEKLAELNYEKNSLISIVSHDLSTPFTTIQVWGHVLQSEPGQLTAEQQKALSKIIQASNNGEEMIRRILDVERKDIAEHRMQLENFDLTIFAEEVIDSFRPMAARKDIHLHAEMPYKNLFLLSDKQLVTRICENLLSNAIKYTPHGKNVWISISDEQDAISIKVRDEGVGIEKDDLPYLFSKYSKLSSRPTDGESSTGLGLSIVKRIVEEINGKIFCESEPGKGSLFTVVLKK, encoded by the coding sequence GTGAAATATTGGTGGCCCGTCCTTTTTTTGCTCCTTGTATCGAATGCTTCTTCCGCACAGGTTGATACTACTTACCTGAAGGCGGTCTATGACCGTTGTCTTGATTTTTCAGAAGATAAGACTGACTCCCTGCTGTATTATGCCAACTTCATTAAAACGGAGTCGGACAAGCTGCAATTTATTAAGGGCGATGTATTGTCGCTTCGTCTCAAAGGTATTTATGAAGAGATGAGTAATAATTTCCCCCGGGCCATTGAATATTACCTGCAAGCGCTGGATGCTTCGAGGAAGCTGACGGAGGCGGCGTATGAGAAAGCCGCCCTGAGTGATCTGGCCATTGTTTATGCCAATATTAAGGAACCAAAGAAAGCCAAAGAGTTTTACCTGCAAGCTGCTAAAATATCAAAAGGAGCAGGAGATGTGTATGACCTGGTGAATACTTATAACAACCTGGCAGTTATTTATACCCAGTTGAACCAGTACGATAGCGCCAGGATATTGTTGAGTGACGCGATACGTTATGGAAAACCTTATGAATCCAGGATTGATCTTTCCAGCACTTATAATAATATGGGCAACCTGTATCATAAGGAAAAGAAGTATGACCAGGCATTGACCTATTACCGCCGTAATTATGAACGCCACCTTGGCGGAGAAAGTGTTGATGATCTGTGGACAGATATGCTGAATATGGCAGATGCCTATAATGAGAAGAAACAATTTGATTCTGCTGCCAAGTACGGGCAGATGGCTATGAAGCTGGCGCAGGACCTGGGATCGAAGAGTAAGGAGTCTGATACCTGGAGCGTACTGGCCCGGCTGGCTGAATATAAAGGGGATTATCGTACTGCTTATGGTAACCTGAAGAAATGGTACCAACTGGATACGGCCATTATTAATGGCGATATGTATAAAACAATTGCGGAATTACAGGAGCGCTTTCATGCCAAAGAACGGGAAGTAGCCAATAAATTGCTGAAAGAAGAAGTAGAGAAAGAAACGCTGAAAACGAGGATCGTTACTTTGCTGGCGATTGCCCTGGCCCTGATAGGGATACTGATCGCGATTGCGTTTATTACCAAGCGGAATGCCAACCGCCGGTTAAAGCATATCAATGAATTGATTGTTCAGCAAAATGAAAAGCTGGCAGAGCTGAATTATGAAAAGAACTCTTTGATCAGCATCGTATCGCATGACCTGAGTACGCCTTTTACCACTATCCAGGTATGGGGGCATGTATTGCAGTCGGAGCCGGGCCAGTTGACGGCGGAGCAGCAAAAAGCATTGAGTAAGATTATACAGGCCAGCAATAATGGTGAAGAAATGATCCGGCGTATCCTGGATGTAGAGCGAAAGGATATTGCTGAACACCGGATGCAACTGGAGAATTTTGACCTTACCATTTTTGCAGAAGAGGTCATTGACAGCTTCAGGCCCATGGCTGCCAGGAAAGATATACACCTGCATGCGGAAATGCCCTACAAGAATCTTTTCCTCCTTAGCGATAAGCAATTGGTAACCCGTATTTGTGAAAACCTGCTATCCAATGCCATCAAGTATACCCCGCACGGGAAGAATGTATGGATCAGCATCAGCGATGAACAAGACGCAATCAGTATTAAGGTGCGTGATGAAGGGGTAGGTATTGAAAAGGACGACCTGCCCTATCTTTTCTCCAAGTACAGTAAGCTATCTTCCCGCCCTACGGATGGAGAATCTTCTACCGGACTGGGACTTTCTATTGTAAAACGTATTGTAGAGGAGATCAATGGTAAGATCTTCTGCGAAAGTGAACCCGGCAAAGGCTCCCTTTTTACCGTAGTACTGAAAAAATAG
- a CDS encoding DUF1972 domain-containing protein — protein sequence MKLRIGILGTRGIPNNYGGFEYFAEHLSQGLARKGYEVYVYCSHNHPNQQACWNGVHIVHCYDPEYLLGTAGQFLYDLNCIRDARKRDYDILLFLGYTSSSIWGPFFPAGTTIISNMDGLEWKRSKYSPSVQRFLRYAEKLAIKHSDFFVADSTYIQTYLQEKYQVHPVYIAYGATVFNQPDPAVPSGYGLHSQSYNMLMARMEPENNIEMILDGYHTSKSPLDFMVVGNTDNKFGRYLTNKFAHDKRIRFTGAIFNQQHINNLIYYSNLYFHGHSVGGTNPSLLEAMGSQALIIAQDNVFNRAVLEENGYYFNTAAEVQQYADTLSKNAGTQGITFANSLKIEQLYNWNKIIDAYESFFIRCYQEKKLPLPVTSVLQPTKHPG from the coding sequence ATGAAACTGCGCATTGGCATATTAGGAACCCGTGGCATCCCCAATAACTATGGAGGATTTGAATATTTTGCAGAACACCTCTCCCAAGGACTTGCCAGGAAAGGATATGAAGTATATGTTTATTGCTCACATAACCACCCCAACCAGCAAGCATGCTGGAATGGCGTGCACATTGTACACTGTTACGATCCCGAATACCTGTTAGGCACCGCAGGCCAGTTTTTATATGATCTCAATTGTATCCGCGATGCGCGGAAACGGGATTATGACATATTGCTATTTCTCGGTTATACCAGCAGTTCAATATGGGGACCCTTCTTTCCCGCCGGCACTACCATTATTTCCAATATGGATGGCCTGGAATGGAAACGCTCCAAATACTCACCTTCCGTACAACGGTTTTTGAGATATGCCGAAAAGCTGGCCATAAAGCACAGTGATTTCTTTGTAGCCGATTCTACCTATATACAAACTTACCTGCAGGAGAAATACCAGGTACATCCTGTATACATTGCTTACGGGGCAACAGTCTTCAATCAACCCGATCCAGCCGTTCCTTCCGGTTATGGCCTCCATAGCCAGAGCTATAATATGCTGATGGCCCGCATGGAACCGGAGAACAACATAGAAATGATCCTGGATGGCTACCATACTTCAAAGTCTCCACTCGATTTCATGGTAGTCGGTAACACCGATAATAAATTTGGCCGTTACCTGACCAATAAGTTTGCCCATGATAAAAGGATCCGCTTTACAGGGGCCATCTTCAATCAGCAACACATCAACAACCTCATCTATTACTCCAATCTCTATTTTCATGGACATTCAGTAGGTGGCACCAACCCCTCCCTGCTGGAAGCCATGGGCAGCCAGGCCCTCATTATAGCACAGGACAATGTATTCAACAGGGCTGTATTGGAAGAAAACGGTTATTATTTTAATACAGCCGCTGAAGTGCAGCAGTATGCAGACACCCTGTCAAAAAATGCCGGCACGCAGGGTATTACATTCGCCAATAGCTTGAAAATAGAGCAATTGTACAATTGGAATAAGATCATAGACGCCTATGAATCATTCTTTATACGTTGCTACCAGGAAAAGAAACTACCCCTTCCTGTCACTTCTGTACTACAACCCACCAAACATCCCGGTTGA
- a CDS encoding glycosyltransferase family 4 protein codes for MKVAFIVRSTLFTVKGGDTFQVIQTAGCLKQFGTLVDIKLTHEPIDYNQYNLLHFFNITRPSDILHHSIRTSVPYVVSPVLIDYSNYDKHYRQGLAGMLFRLLPAGAIEYLKAVARWIKGTEPALSAIYLWKGQQRSIEKILKKCTLLLPNSSLEQQQLVQLYNISANYAIIPNGVGDNFFTPNSRIAKDPLLVLCVARIEGIKNQLNLIKALNHTPYKLVLIGAPAPNQLSYYQACRAIAGPNITFIDHLPQEELIPWYQQAKVHVLPSWFETCGLASLEAGAMGCNLVITEKGYTREYFEDYAFYCDPASPESIRQAIEKAARAPVSGQLRHKIIHHYTWQKAAEKTLAAYKQVLQKA; via the coding sequence ATGAAAGTAGCCTTTATTGTTCGATCAACGCTGTTTACCGTTAAAGGCGGTGACACCTTCCAGGTGATTCAAACCGCAGGTTGTCTCAAACAATTTGGTACCCTGGTGGATATTAAACTAACCCATGAACCTATCGACTATAACCAATACAACCTGTTGCATTTTTTTAACATTACACGACCATCAGATATTTTGCATCATAGCATCAGAACTTCCGTTCCTTATGTGGTTTCGCCGGTTTTAATTGACTACAGCAATTATGATAAACATTACCGGCAAGGGCTTGCCGGCATGCTTTTCCGGCTGCTTCCGGCCGGCGCCATCGAATACCTAAAAGCTGTAGCCAGGTGGATAAAAGGTACAGAACCCGCTTTATCAGCTATTTACCTATGGAAAGGGCAACAGCGGAGTATAGAAAAAATCCTGAAAAAATGCACCCTCCTGCTACCTAATTCCAGCCTGGAACAGCAACAGTTAGTACAGCTTTACAATATCTCTGCCAACTATGCAATTATCCCTAATGGCGTCGGTGACAACTTCTTTACTCCCAATAGCCGTATTGCCAAAGATCCTCTCCTGGTATTATGTGTAGCCCGCATTGAAGGCATTAAAAACCAGCTTAACCTTATAAAAGCGTTAAATCATACTCCTTATAAACTGGTATTGATCGGAGCACCGGCTCCCAATCAGCTTTCCTATTACCAGGCCTGCCGCGCAATAGCTGGCCCCAACATTACTTTCATTGACCACCTACCCCAGGAAGAGCTCATCCCCTGGTACCAACAGGCCAAAGTGCACGTGTTGCCCAGTTGGTTTGAAACCTGTGGCCTCGCCTCCCTGGAAGCCGGCGCTATGGGATGTAACCTTGTCATCACCGAAAAAGGATACACCAGGGAATACTTTGAAGATTACGCTTTCTATTGCGATCCTGCTTCACCCGAATCTATACGGCAGGCCATAGAGAAAGCCGCCCGGGCACCTGTTTCCGGACAGCTCAGACACAAAATCATCCACCATTACACCTGGCAAAAAGCGGCGGAAAAAACCCTCGCAGCCTACAAACAAGTACTGCAAAAAGCATGA
- a CDS encoding TonB-dependent receptor gives MKQLSIYILLLITGCLGVQAQPSALNTTPAGTVTAPSVSFTGKVTDAKTGETLAGASVLFPDLKVGSTTNQQGIFRLQNIPSGKYLVEVSFTGYASIVEYIELRGNTEKNFSLSRSYAENEAVTVTGVSAATSVKRTPVPVNILKKEELLQGTSTNLIDALSKTPGVTQISTGPAISKPSIRGLGYNRVVVVNDGIRQEGQQWGDEHGIEIDEYNVTKAEILKGPASLMYGSDALAGVVNIISILPAAEGTIKGNVFGTYQTNNRLRGTHFDIGGNHNGFIWGAYGSYKAAADYKNKYDGYVFNSKFNERDFGGYIGLNKQWGFSHLYMSNFDQKVGLVEGDRDDATGQFLKLVNNGGTEEEAIAAGKDFTSTDPFIPRQRIQHFKIVSDNSFNIGNDRLTVLAGYQRNQRQEFGNVLDPGEKELYFDLNTVNYNVQYHFAEKNSWKTTIGVNGMQQSNKNKGAEALIPEYSLFDIGGFAYTQKRINKLTLSGGIRFDNRSVDSKELEDGGDVKFQGFTKDFSNVSGSVGLSYEASKAVTFKLNVARGFRAPSIPELASNGAHEGTNRYEYGEQDLKSETSLQVDGGIEVNTEHVSLAANVFYNAVNNFIYYRKLQAAAGGDSILVDGTDEFMAFRFDQHNARLYGAEVNLDIHPHPLDWLHVENTFSVVRGTLSEEQDGSKNLPFIPAARLINDVKAVFADKGKVIRHGYVKVELDNTFAQNNPFTGYNTETRTPGYSLLNAGLGGDVVSKGKTLFSLYLAANNIGDVAYQNHLSRLKYTAVNNVTGRTGVYNMGRNFSIKLNVPLSFTNL, from the coding sequence ATGAAACAGCTTTCTATTTATATACTGTTATTGATAACAGGCTGTCTGGGTGTTCAGGCACAGCCATCAGCACTGAATACAACACCTGCGGGCACTGTTACTGCTCCAAGCGTATCTTTCACCGGTAAGGTAACCGACGCAAAAACAGGAGAAACGCTTGCCGGTGCTTCTGTACTTTTCCCTGATCTTAAAGTAGGCAGTACCACTAACCAGCAAGGCATTTTCCGGCTGCAGAATATTCCGTCAGGGAAATACCTGGTGGAGGTAAGTTTTACCGGGTATGCATCTATTGTGGAGTATATAGAGTTGCGGGGCAATACGGAAAAGAATTTTTCACTTTCCCGGTCTTATGCAGAAAATGAGGCGGTAACAGTTACCGGTGTATCGGCTGCAACTTCGGTGAAAAGAACCCCTGTGCCGGTAAATATTTTGAAAAAAGAAGAACTGCTGCAAGGCACTTCCACGAACCTGATAGATGCTTTGAGTAAAACACCGGGCGTAACGCAGATATCAACAGGTCCTGCTATTTCAAAGCCTTCTATCCGTGGCCTGGGCTATAACAGGGTGGTAGTGGTGAATGACGGCATCAGGCAGGAAGGACAGCAATGGGGCGATGAGCACGGTATTGAAATTGATGAATATAATGTGACCAAAGCAGAAATACTGAAGGGACCTGCCTCCCTGATGTATGGCAGTGATGCACTGGCCGGGGTAGTGAATATTATTTCTATTTTACCCGCGGCGGAAGGAACGATTAAAGGAAATGTATTTGGGACATACCAGACCAATAACCGCCTGCGCGGTACACATTTTGATATTGGCGGCAATCACAATGGTTTTATATGGGGCGCTTACGGTTCCTATAAAGCTGCCGCAGATTATAAGAATAAGTATGATGGGTATGTATTCAACTCCAAGTTTAATGAGCGGGATTTTGGTGGTTATATCGGGTTGAATAAGCAGTGGGGCTTCAGCCATTTGTATATGAGCAATTTTGATCAAAAGGTGGGATTGGTGGAAGGCGACCGGGATGATGCTACCGGACAGTTTTTAAAGCTGGTGAATAACGGCGGTACTGAAGAAGAAGCCATTGCTGCCGGTAAAGATTTCACGTCTACAGATCCTTTTATTCCCCGGCAGCGGATACAGCATTTTAAGATAGTGAGTGATAACAGTTTTAATATAGGCAATGACCGGCTTACGGTATTGGCAGGTTATCAGCGCAACCAGCGGCAGGAGTTTGGGAATGTGCTGGACCCCGGCGAAAAGGAATTGTATTTTGACCTGAATACGGTAAATTATAATGTACAATATCATTTCGCAGAGAAGAATAGCTGGAAAACGACGATTGGTGTGAACGGCATGCAGCAAAGCAATAAGAATAAGGGCGCAGAGGCGCTGATACCGGAGTATTCCCTGTTTGATATCGGTGGTTTTGCGTATACGCAGAAGCGCATCAATAAGCTAACCTTGAGCGGCGGCATCCGTTTTGATAACCGCTCTGTTGACTCCAAAGAACTGGAAGATGGCGGTGATGTTAAATTCCAGGGATTTACGAAAGACTTCTCTAATGTGTCGGGCAGCGTGGGCCTGAGCTATGAAGCCAGCAAGGCCGTGACTTTTAAGCTCAATGTAGCCCGTGGGTTCCGGGCTCCCAGTATACCCGAACTGGCCAGCAATGGCGCTCATGAAGGGACCAACCGTTATGAGTATGGGGAGCAGGACCTGAAGTCTGAAACCAGCTTACAGGTAGATGGCGGCATAGAAGTGAATACGGAGCATGTATCGCTGGCCGCCAATGTTTTCTATAATGCCGTGAATAATTTTATTTATTACCGAAAGCTGCAGGCTGCTGCCGGCGGCGATTCTATACTGGTAGATGGGACAGATGAGTTTATGGCTTTCCGTTTTGACCAGCACAATGCCCGGCTGTATGGCGCAGAAGTGAACCTGGATATTCACCCGCATCCCCTGGACTGGCTGCATGTTGAGAATACTTTTTCTGTGGTGCGTGGTACGTTGAGCGAGGAACAGGACGGTAGTAAAAACCTGCCTTTTATTCCTGCTGCCAGGCTGATCAATGATGTAAAAGCCGTATTTGCCGATAAAGGAAAGGTGATCAGGCATGGGTATGTGAAAGTAGAACTGGATAATACTTTTGCCCAGAACAACCCGTTTACCGGTTATAATACAGAGACCAGGACACCGGGCTATAGCCTGTTAAATGCAGGCCTGGGCGGAGATGTGGTGAGTAAAGGGAAGACGTTATTCAGTTTGTACTTAGCGGCTAATAATATAGGTGATGTGGCTTATCAGAATCATTTGAGCCGGCTGAAGTATACGGCTGTAAACAATGTTACCGGCCGTACAGGGGTCTATAATATGGGCAGGAATTTCAGTATCAAGCTGAATGTACCCCTTTCTTTTACTAACCTATAG
- a CDS encoding ABC transporter ATP-binding protein, with protein sequence MKILVNYLKPYKWLVFLVLFLAAINIGFSLLDPIIFGKLVNFATYYNDRTKDGTESFTWHKFLFNDSPWGIVPLLLASISVAMVSRIAKNFQDYFMTVVVQKFGAKVFTDGLKQAMRLPYQEFEDQRSGETLSVLTKVRGDTEKFIGYFVNILFTVIVGIVVVSVFAARIHWSLPLVYFGGIGILMFISNLLSKKVKTIQKSIVKETTSLAGATTESLRNIELVKSLGLTNQEVNRLNKNTYKILGLEVKKVKRIRSVAFIQGTFVNTLRQVILFIMMWLVYRHEMNGGELVTMQIFSFFIFGPLQEIGNIILSYREAEVSLNNFENLMKKAPEAEPLEPKHLGNIQTLEFQFVGFKHQTAQQKAIDNINFSVKTGETIAFVGPSGSGKTTLMKLLVGLYRPQEGKILYNGIDETAIKYDDLRSQIGFVTQDTQLFSGTIKENLLFVNPAASDEDLLDALQKAACTNLLARAEKGMDTMIGEGGLKLSGGEKQRLSIARALLRHPHLLIFDEATSSLDSITEEEITNTIKHVSSRRNQITVLIAHRLSTIMHADRIYVLEKGDIVETGTHEELIEEKGLYYAMWRQQIGERKKTLAA encoded by the coding sequence ATGAAAATATTAGTAAATTATCTAAAGCCATATAAGTGGCTGGTATTCCTTGTCTTATTCCTGGCAGCCATTAACATAGGGTTCTCCCTGCTAGATCCTATCATCTTTGGTAAACTTGTCAATTTTGCCACCTATTACAATGACAGGACTAAAGATGGCACAGAATCATTTACCTGGCACAAGTTTCTCTTCAATGACAGCCCCTGGGGAATAGTACCCCTGCTACTGGCTTCCATCTCTGTGGCCATGGTGAGCCGCATTGCCAAGAACTTCCAGGATTACTTCATGACGGTAGTAGTCCAAAAGTTTGGCGCTAAGGTCTTTACAGATGGATTGAAACAAGCCATGCGCCTCCCCTACCAGGAATTTGAGGACCAACGGAGCGGTGAAACATTATCTGTGCTGACCAAAGTAAGGGGCGACACAGAAAAATTCATTGGCTATTTTGTAAATATTCTGTTTACAGTAATAGTAGGTATCGTTGTAGTATCCGTATTTGCGGCAAGGATACACTGGTCTCTTCCACTTGTATATTTTGGCGGTATCGGCATACTCATGTTCATATCCAACCTGCTTAGCAAAAAGGTAAAAACAATCCAGAAAAGCATTGTTAAAGAAACCACCTCACTGGCAGGCGCCACTACTGAATCGCTCAGGAATATTGAACTGGTGAAAAGCCTTGGTCTTACCAACCAGGAAGTAAACCGGCTTAATAAAAACACCTATAAAATATTAGGGCTGGAAGTAAAAAAAGTAAAACGCATCCGCAGTGTGGCCTTTATACAAGGCACCTTCGTAAATACGCTGCGCCAGGTTATTCTCTTTATTATGATGTGGCTGGTATACCGTCATGAGATGAATGGTGGAGAACTGGTAACCATGCAGATCTTTTCCTTCTTCATCTTCGGCCCCTTACAGGAAATTGGCAATATCATCCTTTCCTACCGGGAAGCAGAAGTATCGCTCAACAACTTTGAGAACCTGATGAAGAAAGCACCCGAAGCTGAACCCCTGGAACCCAAACACCTGGGTAATATTCAAACCCTCGAATTCCAGTTTGTAGGTTTCAAGCATCAAACGGCCCAGCAAAAAGCCATTGACAACATCAACTTCTCCGTAAAAACGGGGGAAACCATCGCCTTCGTAGGCCCCTCCGGTTCAGGGAAAACCACCCTGATGAAATTGCTGGTAGGCTTATACCGTCCGCAAGAAGGGAAGATCCTGTACAATGGAATAGATGAAACAGCTATCAAATACGATGACCTCCGCAGCCAGATTGGTTTTGTAACCCAGGATACCCAGCTATTTTCCGGCACCATCAAGGAAAACCTGTTGTTTGTAAATCCGGCAGCCTCCGATGAAGACCTGTTGGATGCCTTGCAAAAAGCAGCCTGCACCAACCTGTTGGCCCGTGCGGAAAAAGGCATGGATACCATGATCGGTGAAGGAGGGTTAAAGCTATCAGGAGGCGAAAAACAACGTCTATCGATAGCCAGGGCACTGCTGCGCCATCCTCATTTGCTCATCTTCGATGAGGCTACCTCATCACTGGATTCTATTACAGAAGAAGAAATTACCAATACCATCAAGCACGTGTCTTCCCGGCGCAACCAGATCACTGTGCTGATTGCCCACCGCCTTTCCACCATCATGCATGCCGACCGCATCTATGTATTGGAAAAAGGGGATATTGTAGAGACCGGCACCCATGAAGAGCTCATTGAAGAAAAAGGGCTCTATTATGCCATGTGGCGTCAACAGATTGGCGAACGCAAAAAGACCCTCGCCGCATAA